A region of the Candidatus Neomarinimicrobiota bacterium genome:
TCCCTGAGACCTCTGGAGGAGGAAATCAGGGAGCTGCTCCTTCCAAAGGACCCTGACGACAGCAAGAGAGCTGTGCTGGAAATCCGCGCCGGCACCGGAGGTGACGAAGCAGCGATGTTCGCCGCTGATCTCTTCAGGATGTACACGAAATACTTTGAGAGAAAAGGCTTGAAATACGAGGTATTGTCAAGCAGCCCGACCAACATAGGCGGTTTCAAAGAGGTGATACTGTCAGTAGCCGCTGATAACTCTTACGGTGATCTCAAATTCGAGAGTGGGGTGCATAGGGTACAGCGGGTACCTGTGACTGAGACGAGCGGACGAATACATACTTCAGCGGCGTCTGTGGCTGTATTGCCGGAGGCGGACGAAGTTGACGTTGAAATCAATATGAACGATTTAAAGATCGACGTGTACAGATCGACGGGACCGGGCGGTCAGAGCGTCAATACGACCGACTCGGCGGTCAGGATAACCCATCTTCCCACCGGCCTGGTTGTCTCATGTCAGGATGAGAAATCGCAGCACAAGAACAAAGCGAAAGCATTAAAAGTATTAAGGACAAGGCTCTTGGAACAGATGAAGGAAGAACAACAAAGCGAGATAGCCGCCGAGAGACGTCTGATGGTCGGCACAGGGGATAGAAGCGCAAAAGTGCGGACATACAATTACCCTCAAAATAGAGTTACGGATCACAGAATTAACCTTACGCTCTACAGCCTTGATGAGATAGTCAACGGCGACTTGGACGAGCTGATTGAAGCGAATAAGAGAGAGCTAAGAGCTAAACTTCTCCAGGAACTGGAAAAGGAGAACTGATTCCTGTGCCGAACCCGGATCAACTCTTGAGCATAAAGAATATTCTCGATAAGTCTTCTGAATACTTAGAGGGCAAGGGAGTCGATTCGCCGCTCCTGAACGCTGAATTACTTC
Encoded here:
- the prfA gene encoding peptide chain release factor 1; translation: MKANQSIDKILERYDELSSLLSDPSVMADNKRFRQLAKEQSELVPIVDKAAEVDNLRKKIDEDEEILKGEDEELKTLAEEEIRELNESLRPLEEEIRELLLPKDPDDSKRAVLEIRAGTGGDEAAMFAADLFRMYTKYFERKGLKYEVLSSSPTNIGGFKEVILSVAADNSYGDLKFESGVHRVQRVPVTETSGRIHTSAASVAVLPEADEVDVEINMNDLKIDVYRSTGPGGQSVNTTDSAVRITHLPTGLVVSCQDEKSQHKNKAKALKVLRTRLLEQMKEEQQSEIAAERRLMVGTGDRSAKVRTYNYPQNRVTDHRINLTLYSLDEIVNGDLDELIEANKRELRAKLLQELEKEN